A genomic region of Pseudomonas sp. KU43P contains the following coding sequences:
- the cysE gene encoding serine O-acetyltransferase: protein MFERLREDIQSVFHRDPAARNAFEVLTCYPGMHAIWLHRLGNALWKRDFKWLARLVSNFGRWMTGIEIHPGATIGRRFFIDHGMGIVIGETAEIGDDVTLYQGVTLGGTSWNKGKRHPTLENGVVVGAGAKVLGPFTVGAGAKIGSNAVVTKAVPAGATAVGIPGRIIVKSEDGELEARRKAMAEKIGFDAYGVSGDMPDPVARAIGQMLDHLQAVDERLEGMCGALTKMGSDYCAKELPALPEDDFSEVAQAAQRDTQSH, encoded by the coding sequence ATGTTCGAGCGTCTGCGTGAAGATATCCAGAGCGTTTTTCATCGTGACCCGGCGGCGCGCAACGCCTTCGAGGTATTGACCTGCTACCCGGGCATGCACGCGATCTGGCTGCACCGTCTGGGCAATGCCCTGTGGAAACGCGACTTCAAATGGCTGGCCCGCCTGGTGTCCAACTTCGGGCGCTGGATGACCGGCATCGAGATCCATCCCGGAGCGACTATCGGTCGGCGCTTCTTCATCGACCACGGCATGGGCATCGTCATCGGTGAAACCGCCGAAATCGGCGACGATGTCACCCTTTATCAGGGTGTGACCCTGGGCGGCACCAGCTGGAACAAGGGCAAGCGCCACCCGACCCTGGAAAACGGTGTGGTGGTCGGCGCCGGGGCCAAGGTGCTGGGGCCGTTTACCGTGGGTGCCGGGGCCAAGATCGGCTCCAACGCGGTGGTTACCAAGGCGGTGCCGGCCGGCGCCACGGCGGTGGGCATTCCGGGGCGGATCATCGTCAAGAGCGAAGATGGCGAGCTCGAGGCCAGGCGCAAGGCCATGGCCGAGAAGATCGGTTTCGATGCCTATGGCGTCAGTGGCGACATGCCTGACCCGGTGGCCCGCGCCATTGGCCAGATGCTCGATCACCTGCAGGCGGTGGACGAGCGCCTGGAGGGGATGTGCGGCGCATTGACCAAGATGGGCAGTGACTACTGTGCCAAGGAGTTGCCGGCGCTGCCGGAAGACGACTTCAGTGAAGTGGCCCAGGCTGCCCAGCGCGACACTCAGTCGCATTGA
- a CDS encoding glycine zipper 2TM domain-containing protein → MNKSMLVGAVLGAVGVTAGGAVATYSLVNKGPEYAQVTDVQPIKQQVKTPREVCKDVAVTRQAPVKDQHQIAGTVVGAIAGGLLGNQIGGGTGKKIATVAGAVGGGYAGNKVQEGMQQRDTYTTTQTRCNTVNDISEKVVGYNVTYSIGDQVGRVKMDREPGSTIPLDKNGKLILSEAGQ, encoded by the coding sequence GTGAACAAATCAATGCTGGTGGGTGCGGTACTGGGTGCTGTCGGTGTAACTGCCGGAGGTGCTGTGGCGACCTACAGCTTGGTGAACAAAGGGCCTGAGTACGCCCAGGTCACCGACGTGCAGCCAATCAAGCAGCAGGTGAAGACACCGCGCGAAGTTTGCAAGGATGTCGCCGTGACCCGTCAGGCGCCGGTCAAGGACCAGCACCAGATCGCGGGTACCGTGGTCGGTGCCATCGCCGGCGGCTTGCTGGGTAACCAGATCGGCGGCGGCACGGGCAAGAAGATCGCTACCGTGGCCGGTGCGGTCGGTGGTGGTTATGCCGGTAACAAGGTGCAGGAAGGCATGCAGCAGCGTGACACCTACACCACCACGCAAACCCGCTGCAACACGGTCAACGACATCAGCGAGAAGGTGGTCGGGTATAACGTCACCTATTCCATCGGCGACCAGGTTGGCCGAGTCAAGATGGATCGCGAGCCGGGTTCGACCATTCCTCTGGACAAGAATGGCAAGCTGATCTTGAGCGAAGCTGGGCAGTGA
- the yajC gene encoding preprotein translocase subunit YajC has product MSFLIPAAYADAAAPAAGPAGTGFEWIFLVGFLVIFYLMIWRPQAKRAKEQKNLLSNLQKGDEVVTNGGIAGKIVKVSDDFVVLEVSDTVELKFQKGAIAATLPKGTLKAI; this is encoded by the coding sequence ATGAGCTTCTTGATCCCCGCCGCCTATGCGGACGCTGCTGCACCCGCCGCTGGCCCAGCCGGCACCGGCTTCGAGTGGATTTTCCTGGTAGGTTTCCTGGTCATCTTCTACTTGATGATCTGGCGCCCACAGGCCAAACGTGCCAAAGAGCAGAAGAACCTGCTGAGCAACTTGCAAAAAGGTGACGAAGTTGTCACCAACGGCGGCATCGCTGGCAAGATCGTCAAGGTCTCGGATGATTTCGTGGTGCTGGAAGTGTCCGACACTGTCGAGCTGAAGTTCCAGAAGGGCGCCATTGCCGCGACCCTGCCAAAAGGTACGCTCAAGGCTATCTGA
- the tgt gene encoding tRNA guanosine(34) transglycosylase Tgt: protein MSFELLATDGKARRGRLTFPRGTVETPAFMPVGTYGTVKGMLPRDIEAIGAEIILGNTFHLWLRPGTEVIKKHNGLHDFMQWKGPILTDSGGFQVFSLGAMRKIKEEGVTFASPVDGSKVFMGPEESMQVQRDLGSDIVMIFDECTPYPAEHDVARTSMELSLRWAQRSKNAHGDNTAALFGIVQGGMYQDLRMRSLEALVNIDFDGLAIGGLSVGEPKHEMIKVLDYLPAQMPADKPRYLMGVGKPEDLVEGVRRGVDMFDCVMPTRNARNGHLFVDTGVIKIRNAFHRHDDSPLDPTCDCYTCTNFSRAYLHHLDKCGEMLSSMLNTIHNLRHYQRLMAGLREAIQQGKLAAFVDAFYAKRGLPVPPLD, encoded by the coding sequence ATGTCCTTCGAACTGCTGGCCACCGACGGCAAGGCCCGTCGTGGCCGTCTGACCTTCCCCCGTGGCACGGTCGAGACCCCGGCGTTCATGCCGGTAGGTACCTATGGCACGGTCAAGGGCATGCTGCCGCGTGACATCGAGGCCATCGGCGCCGAGATCATCCTCGGCAACACCTTCCACCTGTGGCTGCGCCCGGGCACCGAGGTGATCAAGAAGCACAACGGCCTGCACGATTTCATGCAGTGGAAAGGCCCGATCCTCACCGACTCCGGTGGTTTCCAGGTGTTCAGCCTGGGCGCCATGCGCAAGATCAAGGAAGAGGGCGTGACCTTCGCCTCGCCGGTCGACGGCTCCAAGGTGTTCATGGGCCCCGAAGAGTCCATGCAGGTGCAGCGCGACCTGGGTTCGGACATCGTGATGATCTTCGACGAATGCACGCCGTACCCGGCCGAGCACGACGTGGCGCGTACGTCCATGGAGCTGTCGCTGCGCTGGGCCCAGCGTTCGAAGAACGCCCACGGTGACAACACCGCGGCGCTGTTCGGTATCGTCCAGGGTGGCATGTACCAGGACCTGCGCATGCGCTCGCTGGAGGCGCTGGTCAACATCGACTTCGACGGCCTGGCCATCGGCGGCCTGTCGGTGGGCGAACCCAAGCACGAAATGATCAAGGTGCTGGATTACCTGCCCGCGCAGATGCCCGCTGACAAACCTCGTTACCTTATGGGGGTAGGCAAACCGGAAGATCTCGTTGAGGGTGTGCGCCGCGGCGTCGACATGTTCGACTGCGTGATGCCCACGCGCAATGCGCGCAACGGCCATCTGTTCGTCGATACAGGGGTGATCAAGATCCGCAACGCGTTCCATCGCCACGATGATTCGCCGCTGGATCCGACCTGTGATTGCTACACCTGCACCAACTTCTCCCGCGCGTATCTGCACCACCTGGACAAGTGCGGCGAAATGCTGAGCAGCATGCTGAATACCATCCACAACTTGCGCCATTACCAGCGCTTGATGGCCGGTTTACGCGAGGCTATTCAACAGGGTAAATTGGCCGCCTTTGTCGACGCCTTCTACGCCAAGCGCGGGCTTCCCGTCCCGCCTTTGGACTGA
- the secD gene encoding protein translocase subunit SecD, whose protein sequence is MLNKYPLWKYALIVLVLAIGFIYSAPNLYPDDPAVQISGASSALHVNQAELDRVTKALTEAGITVKGASLGEKGSGLVRLTNQEDQLPAKDVVRKALGDDYVVALNLAQTTPQWLRNLGASPMKLGLDLSGGVHFLLEVDMDKAMSARMKVYEGEVKTLLRKERVRYRSLPQQDGGIMLGFADDATREQARALIRKNFNDFDLTTTERNDVAVLRLALTQAKVAEIREYSIKQNLTTVRNRVNELGVAEPLVQRQGANRIVVELPGVQDTAEAKRILGKTANLEFRFGAEPGASKATTEVFEFREGGRSAPVERGLIITGDQVTDAQASFDEHGRPQVNIRLDGHGGELMSRATRSNVGRSMAVIFIEQKPVTRYVKQTVDGVEKEVPVQSFQEEKKIISLATIQSPLGSQFRITGLNGQGESSELALLLRAGGLAAPMYFAEERTIGPSLGADNITKGIDASLWGMLFVSLFIIAIYRGFGVLATIALAGNMVLLLALMSLLGATLTLPGIAGIVLTMGMAVDANVLIFSRIREELAAGMSVQRAIHEGFNRAYSAIVDANLTTLLVGGILFAMGTGPVKGFAVTMSLGIFTSMFTAVMVTRALVNLTCGGRDIKKLWV, encoded by the coding sequence ATGCTGAACAAATACCCTCTGTGGAAATACGCACTGATCGTGTTGGTACTGGCGATCGGTTTTATTTATTCCGCTCCCAACCTCTACCCGGATGACCCGGCGGTGCAGATCAGCGGTGCCAGCTCGGCGCTGCACGTGAACCAGGCCGAACTCGATCGCGTCACCAAGGCGCTGACCGAAGCCGGTATCACCGTCAAGGGTGCGAGCCTGGGCGAGAAGGGCAGCGGCCTGGTACGCCTGACCAACCAGGAAGACCAGCTGCCAGCCAAGGATGTAGTGCGCAAGGCACTGGGCGATGATTACGTCGTGGCCCTGAACCTGGCCCAGACCACTCCGCAATGGCTGCGCAACCTGGGTGCGAGCCCGATGAAGCTGGGCCTGGACCTGTCCGGTGGTGTGCACTTCCTGCTGGAAGTGGACATGGACAAGGCCATGAGCGCCCGCATGAAAGTCTACGAAGGCGAGGTCAAGACCTTGCTGCGCAAAGAGCGCGTCCGCTACCGCAGCCTGCCTCAGCAGGATGGCGGCATCATGCTGGGCTTCGCTGACGATGCTACCCGTGAACAGGCACGTGCCCTGATCCGCAAGAATTTCAATGATTTCGACCTGACCACCACCGAGCGCAATGACGTCGCGGTGCTGCGTCTGGCGCTGACCCAGGCGAAAGTCGCCGAGATCCGCGAATACTCGATCAAGCAGAACCTCACCACCGTGCGCAACCGGGTCAACGAGCTGGGCGTAGCCGAGCCGCTGGTACAGCGCCAGGGCGCCAACCGCATCGTGGTCGAGCTGCCAGGCGTGCAGGACACTGCCGAAGCCAAGCGTATCCTCGGCAAGACCGCCAACCTGGAGTTCCGCTTCGGTGCCGAACCGGGTGCATCCAAGGCCACTACCGAGGTCTTCGAGTTCCGTGAAGGCGGCCGTTCCGCTCCGGTCGAGCGTGGCCTGATCATCACTGGTGACCAGGTCACCGACGCCCAGGCCAGCTTTGACGAGCACGGTCGCCCGCAGGTGAACATCCGCCTCGACGGCCACGGTGGCGAGCTGATGAGCCGCGCCACGCGCAGCAACGTCGGCCGCAGCATGGCGGTGATCTTCATCGAGCAGAAGCCGGTTACCCGCTACGTCAAGCAGACTGTCGACGGCGTCGAGAAGGAAGTGCCGGTACAGAGCTTCCAGGAAGAGAAGAAGATCATCAGCCTGGCGACCATCCAGTCGCCGCTGGGTAGCCAGTTCCGCATCACCGGCCTGAACGGCCAGGGCGAGTCGTCCGAATTGGCCCTGCTGCTGCGTGCCGGTGGTCTGGCCGCGCCGATGTACTTCGCCGAGGAACGTACCATCGGTCCAAGCCTGGGTGCCGACAACATCACCAAGGGTATCGATGCATCGCTGTGGGGCATGCTGTTCGTCTCGCTGTTCATCATCGCCATCTATCGTGGCTTCGGCGTACTGGCAACCATAGCCCTGGCGGGCAACATGGTGCTGCTGCTGGCGTTGATGTCGCTGTTGGGTGCGACACTGACCCTGCCAGGTATCGCCGGTATCGTACTGACCATGGGTATGGCGGTAGACGCCAACGTGCTGATCTTCTCGCGTATCCGCGAAGAGCTGGCCGCAGGCATGTCGGTACAGCGCGCCATCCACGAAGGCTTCAATCGCGCCTATTCGGCGATTGTCGATGCCAACCTGACCACCTTGCTGGTGGGGGGTATCCTGTTCGCGATGGGTACCGGGCCAGTCAAAGGCTTCGCGGTGACCATGTCCCTCGGGATTTTCACATCGATGTTCACTGCCGTGATGGTGACCCGTGCCTTGGTCAACCTGACCTGCGGCGGGCGTGACATCAAGAAGCTGTGGGTTTGA
- a CDS encoding IscS subfamily cysteine desulfurase gives MKLPIYLDYSATTPVDPRVAQKMADCLLVDGNFGNPASRSHVFGWKAEEAVENGRRQVAELINADPREIVWTSGATESDNLALKGVAHFYQTKGKHIITSKIEHKAVLDTARQLEREGFEVTYLEPGEDGIVTPAQVEAVLRDDTILVSLMHVNNEVGSINDIAAIGELTRSRGVLFHVDAAQSAGKVEIDLQKLKVDLMSFSAHKVYGPKGIGALYVSRKPRVRLEAIIHGGGHERGMRSGTLPTHQIVGMGEAFAIAKQEMAAENVRIKALSDRFFKQVSDLEELYVNGSQTARVPHNLNLSFNYVEGESLLMSLKDIAVSSGSACTSASLEPSYVLRALGRNDELAHSSIRFSFGRFTTEEEVDYAAQKVCEAVNKLRELSPLWDMYKDGVDISKIEWAAH, from the coding sequence ATGAAGTTGCCGATCTACCTCGATTACTCCGCGACCACTCCGGTCGATCCCCGCGTCGCCCAGAAGATGGCCGACTGCCTGCTGGTCGACGGAAACTTCGGTAACCCGGCCTCGCGTTCCCACGTGTTCGGCTGGAAGGCTGAAGAAGCGGTCGAGAATGGCCGTCGCCAGGTGGCCGAGCTGATCAACGCCGACCCGCGCGAGATCGTCTGGACCAGCGGTGCCACCGAGTCCGACAACCTCGCCCTGAAAGGCGTAGCGCACTTCTATCAGACCAAGGGCAAGCACATCATCACCTCCAAGATCGAGCACAAGGCGGTCCTGGATACCGCTCGCCAGCTCGAGCGTGAAGGTTTCGAAGTCACTTACCTCGAGCCAGGCGAAGACGGCATCGTCACCCCGGCCCAGGTCGAGGCAGTGCTGCGCGACGACACCATCCTGGTCTCGCTGATGCACGTGAACAACGAAGTCGGCTCGATCAACGACATCGCCGCCATCGGTGAACTGACCCGCTCGCGCGGCGTGCTGTTCCACGTTGACGCCGCCCAGTCGGCCGGCAAGGTCGAAATCGACCTGCAAAAACTGAAAGTCGACCTGATGTCGTTCTCGGCGCATAAGGTCTACGGCCCGAAAGGCATCGGCGCGCTGTACGTCAGCCGCAAGCCGCGAGTGCGCCTGGAAGCGATCATCCACGGCGGTGGCCATGAGCGCGGCATGCGTTCGGGTACCTTGCCGACCCACCAGATCGTCGGCATGGGCGAAGCCTTCGCCATCGCCAAGCAGGAAATGGCCGCTGAAAACGTACGCATCAAGGCCCTGAGCGACCGCTTCTTCAAGCAGGTCTCGGACCTCGAAGAGCTCTACGTCAACGGCAGCCAGACTGCTCGCGTGCCGCACAACCTGAACCTGAGCTTCAACTACGTCGAAGGCGAGTCGCTGCTGATGTCGCTGAAAGACATCGCCGTATCGTCCGGCTCGGCCTGCACCTCCGCCTCGCTCGAGCCGTCGTATGTACTGCGCGCGCTGGGCCGTAACGACGAGCTGGCGCACAGCTCGATCCGCTTCTCCTTCGGCCGCTTCACCACCGAAGAAGAAGTCGACTACGCCGCGCAGAAAGTCTGCGAGGCGGTCAACAAACTGCGTGAGTTGTCGCCGCTGTGGGACATGTACAAAGACGGCGTCGATATCTCCAAGATCGAGTGGGCCGCCCACTAA
- the trmJ gene encoding tRNA (cytosine(32)/uridine(32)-2'-O)-methyltransferase TrmJ — MLQNIRVVLVNTSHPGNIGGAARAMKNMGLSRLVLVQPKEFPAADASARASGADDVLANAQVVGSLEDALVGCSLVMGTSARERSIPWPLIDPRECGAKAVEHAIGGEEIALVFGREHAGLTNEELQRCHFHVHIPSNPDFSSLNLAAAVQVLSYEVRMAWLAVEGCAPQAEKVDASELATMDEMELFYEHLEKTLVDIGFLDPEKPKHLMARLRRLYGRSSVERPEMSILRGILTETQKVARGEPHKRKD; from the coding sequence TTGCTGCAAAATATTCGTGTTGTTCTGGTCAATACCAGCCACCCCGGCAACATCGGCGGCGCTGCGCGTGCCATGAAAAACATGGGCTTGTCGCGTCTGGTGCTGGTGCAGCCAAAAGAGTTTCCGGCCGCTGACGCCAGTGCGCGCGCCTCCGGTGCCGACGACGTGCTGGCCAACGCCCAAGTGGTAGGCAGCCTCGAAGACGCGCTGGTCGGCTGTAGCCTGGTGATGGGCACCAGTGCCCGCGAGCGCAGCATCCCCTGGCCGCTGATCGACCCCCGTGAATGTGGGGCCAAGGCCGTGGAGCACGCCATCGGCGGCGAAGAGATCGCCCTGGTGTTCGGGCGCGAGCACGCCGGCCTGACCAACGAAGAACTGCAGCGATGTCACTTCCACGTGCACATTCCCTCGAACCCCGACTTCAGCTCGCTGAATTTGGCTGCTGCCGTCCAGGTGCTCTCGTATGAGGTGCGCATGGCCTGGCTGGCAGTTGAAGGCTGCGCGCCGCAAGCCGAGAAGGTCGACGCCAGCGAGCTGGCGACCATGGACGAAATGGAGCTGTTTTATGAACACCTGGAGAAAACCCTGGTGGACATCGGCTTCCTCGATCCCGAGAAACCCAAGCACCTGATGGCGCGCTTGCGCCGGCTGTATGGGCGAAGCTCGGTCGAGCGTCCGGAAATGAGCATTTTGCGCGGCATCCTCACCGAGACCCAGAAGGTCGCCCGGGGCGAGCCGCATAAGCGGAAGGACTGA
- the secF gene encoding protein translocase subunit SecF: MKTINFMGVRNVAFAVTVLLTVLALFSWWHKGLNFGLDFTGGTLIELTYEHPADLQTVRTELANSGFHEAVVQSFGATTDLLVRMPGDDPQLGNKVAEALQKIGGDNPATLKRVEFVGPQVGEELRDQGGLGMLLALGGILIYLAFRFQWKFAVGAIVSLIHDVVVTLGILSFFQITFDLTVLAAVLAIIGYSLNDTIVVFDRVRENFRVMRKASLIENINVSTTQTLLRTVATSVSTLLAIAALLFFGGDNLFGFSLALFIGVMAGTYSSIYIANVVLIWLNLNSEDLIPPAKNEGVDDRP, translated from the coding sequence ATGAAAACCATCAATTTCATGGGCGTGCGCAATGTCGCGTTCGCCGTTACCGTGCTCCTTACCGTGCTGGCGCTGTTCAGCTGGTGGCACAAGGGTCTGAACTTCGGCCTGGACTTCACCGGCGGTACGCTGATCGAGCTGACCTACGAGCACCCGGCCGATCTGCAGACCGTGCGCACCGAGCTGGCCAATTCCGGCTTCCATGAAGCTGTGGTGCAGAGCTTCGGCGCCACCACCGACCTGCTGGTGCGCATGCCGGGTGATGACCCGCAGTTGGGCAACAAGGTGGCTGAAGCCTTGCAGAAGATCGGCGGTGACAACCCGGCCACGCTCAAGCGAGTCGAGTTCGTCGGGCCGCAGGTCGGTGAAGAGCTGCGTGACCAGGGTGGTCTCGGCATGCTGCTGGCGCTGGGCGGCATCCTCATCTACCTGGCCTTCCGCTTCCAGTGGAAGTTCGCGGTCGGCGCCATCGTGTCGCTGATCCACGACGTGGTGGTGACCCTGGGTATCCTGTCGTTCTTCCAGATCACCTTCGACCTGACGGTGCTGGCGGCGGTGCTGGCGATCATCGGCTACTCGCTGAACGACACCATCGTCGTGTTCGACCGGGTGCGTGAGAACTTCCGCGTGATGCGCAAGGCTTCGCTGATCGAGAACATCAACGTCTCCACCACCCAGACCCTGCTGCGTACCGTCGCCACCTCGGTTTCGACCTTGCTGGCAATCGCTGCGCTGCTGTTCTTCGGGGGTGACAACCTGTTCGGCTTCTCCCTGGCACTGTTCATCGGTGTCATGGCCGGTACCTACTCGTCGATCTATATCGCCAACGTGGTGCTGATCTGGCTGAACCTGAACAGTGAAGACCTGATCCCGCCGGCCAAGAACGAGGGTGTGGATGACCGTCCATAA
- the iscR gene encoding Fe-S cluster assembly transcriptional regulator IscR has product MRLTTKGRYAVTAMLDLALHAQHGPVSLADISERQGISLSYLEQLFAKLRRSSLVSSVRGPGGGYQLSRGMETIQVAQVIDAVNESVDATRCQGLGDCHAGDTCLTHHLWCDLSQQIHEFLSGISLADLVMRREVQEVAQRQDLRRVAGRTAQLDKIETSAVD; this is encoded by the coding sequence ATGCGACTGACTACCAAAGGCCGATACGCCGTGACCGCCATGCTTGACCTGGCGTTGCACGCGCAGCATGGGCCTGTGTCTTTGGCCGACATTTCCGAGCGCCAGGGCATCTCCCTCTCTTATCTGGAACAGCTGTTCGCCAAGCTGCGCCGCAGCAGTCTGGTCTCCAGCGTGCGCGGCCCGGGCGGTGGCTACCAGCTGTCGCGCGGCATGGAAACCATCCAGGTGGCCCAGGTCATCGACGCGGTCAACGAGTCGGTCGATGCCACCCGTTGCCAGGGCCTCGGGGATTGCCATGCCGGTGACACCTGCCTGACCCACCACCTGTGGTGTGACCTCAGCCAGCAGATCCATGAATTCCTCAGCGGCATCAGCCTGGCCGACCTCGTCATGCGCCGTGAGGTGCAGGAAGTCGCCCAGCGCCAGGACCTGCGTCGTGTCGCAGGTCGTACTGCCCAGCTGGACAAGATTGAGACGTCCGCCGTCGATTGA
- the suhB gene encoding inositol-phosphate phosphatase, with amino-acid sequence MQPMLNIALRAARSASELIFRSIERLDSIKVDEKEAKDYVSEVDRAAEQSIVNALRKAYPNHSIQGEETGLHAGTGEEGKDYLWIIDPLDGTTNFLRGIPHFAVSIACKYRGRLEHAVIVDPVRQEEFTASRGRGAQLNGRRLRVSSRTSLDGALLGTGFPFRDNQMADMDNYLGMFRALTGQTAGIRRAGSASLDLAYVAAGRFDAFWESGLSEWDMAAGVLLIQEAGGLVSDFNGGHDFLDKGHIVAGNIKCFKAVLTAIQPHLPEHMKR; translated from the coding sequence ATGCAGCCTATGCTGAATATCGCCCTGCGCGCCGCTCGCAGCGCCAGTGAACTGATCTTCCGCTCCATCGAACGCCTGGATAGCATCAAGGTCGACGAGAAAGAGGCCAAGGACTACGTCTCCGAGGTTGATCGCGCCGCCGAACAGAGCATCGTCAACGCCCTGCGCAAGGCCTACCCGAACCACTCCATCCAGGGCGAGGAAACCGGCCTGCACGCGGGCACCGGCGAAGAAGGCAAGGACTACCTGTGGATCATCGATCCACTGGACGGCACCACTAACTTCCTGCGCGGCATCCCTCACTTCGCGGTCAGCATCGCCTGCAAATACCGCGGCCGTCTCGAGCACGCCGTGATCGTCGACCCGGTACGCCAGGAAGAATTCACCGCCAGCCGCGGCCGTGGCGCCCAGCTCAACGGCCGTCGCCTGCGCGTCAGCTCGCGCACCAGCCTGGACGGCGCCCTGCTGGGCACCGGCTTCCCGTTCCGTGACAACCAGATGGCCGACATGGACAACTACCTGGGCATGTTCCGCGCCCTGACCGGCCAGACCGCCGGCATCCGCCGCGCCGGCTCTGCCAGCCTGGACCTGGCCTACGTGGCCGCCGGCCGTTTCGACGCCTTCTGGGAGTCGGGCCTGTCCGAGTGGGACATGGCAGCCGGCGTGCTGCTGATCCAGGAAGCGGGTGGCCTGGTGAGCGACTTCAACGGTGGCCACGACTTCCTCGACAAAGGCCATATCGTCGCCGGCAACATCAAATGCTTCAAGGCCGTTCTGACCGCTATCCAGCCACACCTGCCCGAGCACATGAAGCGCTAA